A genomic window from Thermosinus carboxydivorans Nor1 includes:
- a CDS encoding DUF6036 family nucleotidyltransferase → METRERIIRAANIKDPLERQMTVAALIATELEKKGTKVVLVGGSAVEFYTAANYLTRDIDFIATRPDDIKEVMTGLGFKNEGGTWYLPENPNIVVEFPKGPLGGDWNRVQNVTLPDGTNVNVIGIEDILIDRACAVKYWNDPEEWLNYLMVGNFEHIDWDYLSKRSREMDCVEIINKSKEWAKIQRETFFNENV, encoded by the coding sequence GTGGAAACCAGAGAAAGAATAATTAGAGCCGCCAATATTAAAGATCCGTTGGAACGGCAAATGACAGTGGCGGCTTTAATAGCAACCGAACTTGAAAAAAAAGGTACCAAAGTGGTCTTGGTCGGCGGATCGGCGGTAGAATTTTATACAGCCGCAAACTATTTAACTCGGGATATTGATTTTATTGCTACAAGACCTGATGATATAAAAGAGGTTATGACTGGCTTGGGCTTCAAAAACGAAGGTGGAACATGGTATTTACCTGAAAATCCCAACATAGTCGTTGAATTTCCCAAGGGCCCGCTTGGTGGTGATTGGAATCGAGTTCAGAATGTGACGTTGCCAGATGGGACAAATGTTAATGTTATAGGCATCGAAGATATTCTAATAGATAGAGCTTGTGCAGTAAAATATTGGAATGATCCGGAAGAGTGGCTCAACTATTTGATGGTAGGAAATTTCGAGCATATAGATTGGGACTATTTAAGCAAACGTTCTCGGGAAATGGACTGCGTTGAAATTATAAATAAAAGTAAGGAATGGGCTAAAATACAGAGAGAAACTTTTTTTAACGAAAACGTATAA
- the nrfD gene encoding NrfD/PsrC family molybdoenzyme membrane anchor subunit translates to MNEFLTTLWNITPDRPWGIDIPNYFWFTGSSAAAFIISSFAHVFGMRKYKPIAGFSLLLAFVLLVVAPFNLIDDLRQPGRVIHFFFYGWENFPTSPMKWGVLLLLAYPLLIFTEACIMYREDLIGRMQTSRNSIMKKIYKFLTFGRTAINDTERKKDHKLSYWLGAAGIPLALSVHGYTGYILGAVHAFPLWHTPLMPVLFLASAMVSGTGLLLVLLPVVQKFFSPVGKVDLALMADLGKLLAWFIVIDLVIRFFWLTFAMPFNGSEKYALYEFFSYHQFDIVVIEYIIGLFLPMAVGFTALRQKLSFVMAAGFISAAGVWLFRWNTVIGGQGMAKSTGGLLEYHAAVTGQDSIASVLANGSLFVAVLCLVMLLFPWGDEMKRYYEKGAYHGYESPKLFESHGGNSSRGSNLGL, encoded by the coding sequence GTGAATGAGTTTCTGACAACTCTTTGGAATATTACGCCGGATCGGCCATGGGGGATTGATATTCCCAATTATTTTTGGTTTACCGGGTCGAGTGCGGCTGCCTTCATCATATCCAGTTTTGCCCACGTATTCGGGATGAGAAAATATAAACCCATTGCCGGGTTTTCCTTGCTTCTGGCTTTTGTACTGCTGGTGGTCGCACCTTTTAATCTGATTGACGACTTGCGGCAGCCGGGACGAGTCATTCACTTTTTCTTTTACGGTTGGGAGAACTTTCCTACCTCGCCGATGAAGTGGGGGGTATTGCTGCTGCTGGCGTATCCGCTGTTAATTTTCACTGAAGCTTGCATCATGTACCGGGAAGATCTGATAGGACGAATGCAAACTTCCCGGAACAGTATCATGAAAAAAATATACAAGTTTCTTACTTTTGGCCGTACAGCCATTAACGATACGGAGCGAAAGAAAGATCACAAGTTAAGCTATTGGCTTGGCGCTGCCGGTATACCGCTGGCCCTTTCCGTTCATGGCTATACCGGCTATATTCTTGGCGCCGTCCATGCCTTTCCGCTCTGGCATACGCCTTTAATGCCCGTACTGTTTTTGGCAAGCGCCATGGTGTCAGGCACGGGACTTCTGCTGGTGCTGCTGCCGGTCGTGCAAAAGTTCTTTTCCCCTGTTGGTAAAGTGGATCTGGCGCTAATGGCTGACTTAGGAAAATTATTGGCCTGGTTCATTGTCATCGACTTGGTAATCCGGTTTTTCTGGCTAACGTTTGCCATGCCTTTTAACGGCAGCGAAAAATATGCTCTTTATGAGTTTTTCAGCTACCATCAGTTTGACATTGTGGTCATCGAATATATTATTGGCCTCTTTCTGCCCATGGCGGTCGGTTTCACCGCGCTACGGCAAAAGCTTTCTTTCGTCATGGCCGCAGGCTTCATCAGTGCCGCCGGCGTATGGCTTTTCCGCTGGAACACCGTCATTGGGGGTCAGGGAATGGCCAAATCTACAGGTGGATTGTTAGAGTACCATGCAGCCGTTACCGGACAGGACAGTATTGCGTCCGTATTGGCTAACGGCAGCCTGTTTGTTGCCGTATTATGTCTTGTTATGCTTCTTTTCCCTTGGGGGGATGAGATGAAACGCTATTATGAGAAAGGAGCCTATCATGGATACGAGTCGCCGAAACTTTTTGAAAGCCACGGCGGGAATAGCAGCCGTGGGAGCAATCTCGGGCTATAA
- a CDS encoding CoA transferase subunit A: protein MNKVMDLDKVMEKVHDGATIMIGGFLGVGAPLKCIEKLVERQVKDLTLIAVVNSYPGGGFDLAPLFKNKQVKKFITAHTGTCPEALEIYKSGELEVEFYPMGTWIEKIRAGGAGLGGVLTPIGVGTLVEEGKQKLTINGKEYLLELPLRADFAFIKGYRADRLGNVQYRGVSINSNPILAMAADYTVAEVNEIVEVGDIEPERVGTPGIFVKAVVQGYTFAEHQEIFKDLWVRTGRLS, encoded by the coding sequence ATGAACAAGGTTATGGATTTGGACAAAGTCATGGAAAAGGTTCATGATGGCGCTACCATTATGATCGGCGGTTTTCTGGGAGTGGGTGCGCCGCTGAAGTGTATTGAAAAACTGGTTGAACGACAAGTCAAGGACCTTACCTTAATTGCCGTCGTCAACTCCTACCCCGGCGGCGGGTTCGATTTGGCCCCGCTGTTTAAGAACAAACAAGTAAAAAAATTTATTACCGCCCATACGGGCACATGCCCGGAAGCTCTCGAAATCTACAAAAGCGGCGAATTAGAGGTAGAGTTCTATCCAATGGGCACATGGATCGAGAAAATCCGGGCCGGCGGCGCAGGCTTAGGCGGCGTGCTGACCCCGATCGGCGTTGGGACGCTGGTGGAAGAAGGCAAGCAGAAACTGACAATTAACGGTAAAGAATACCTGTTGGAACTGCCTCTCCGGGCAGACTTCGCCTTCATCAAAGGCTACCGCGCTGACCGGCTGGGCAACGTCCAGTACCGTGGCGTGTCGATTAACTCCAACCCCATTCTCGCCATGGCCGCCGACTATACAGTGGCGGAAGTTAACGAAATTGTCGAAGTGGGAGATATTGAACCAGAGCGGGTAGGCACACCCGGCATCTTTGTCAAAGCGGTCGTGCAGGGATACACCTTTGCCGAGCATCAGGAAATTTTTAAGGACTTGTGGGTGCGGACGGGCCGCTTAAGCTGA
- a CDS encoding 3-oxoacid CoA-transferase subunit B yields MDFREMIARRAALELSDGEVVNLGFGIPTAVANYIPAGINVILQSENGCLMFGPTPKLGEQDADIANAGGQPITLMPGASIFDLATSFCIIRGGHVDTTILGALEVDQEGNIANWAMPIAPGKYSPGMGGAMDLVGGARKVVATLQHTDKKGNSKVMKKCSLPLTGKGVVDVIITDKAVFNVTPQGLVLKEIVPGLTVQDIKNITTAEFTVADDLCEYRLHP; encoded by the coding sequence ATGGATTTTAGAGAAATGATTGCGCGCAGAGCAGCATTGGAACTAAGCGACGGAGAAGTGGTAAACCTAGGGTTTGGCATTCCGACAGCGGTAGCAAATTATATCCCAGCCGGCATCAACGTAATTTTGCAGTCGGAAAACGGCTGTCTAATGTTTGGCCCCACTCCCAAACTGGGCGAGCAAGACGCCGACATCGCCAACGCTGGCGGGCAACCAATCACGCTCATGCCCGGAGCGTCGATTTTTGATCTGGCTACCTCGTTCTGCATTATTCGTGGCGGTCATGTTGATACGACTATCCTAGGCGCCCTGGAGGTGGACCAGGAGGGGAATATCGCCAACTGGGCTATGCCCATCGCGCCGGGCAAATATTCGCCGGGGATGGGCGGCGCCATGGACCTTGTCGGGGGAGCGCGCAAAGTCGTTGCCACTTTGCAGCACACTGACAAGAAGGGCAATTCCAAAGTGATGAAAAAATGCAGTCTGCCCCTTACCGGCAAGGGCGTAGTAGACGTTATCATTACTGACAAGGCGGTGTTTAACGTAACACCCCAGGGATTGGTGCTAAAGGAAATTGTGCCCGGTCTGACGGTACAGGACATTAAAAACATTACGACAGCAGAATTCACCGTAGCCGATGATCTTTGTGAATACCGGCTGCATCCGTAA
- a CDS encoding molybdopterin-dependent oxidoreductase, with translation MDTSRRNFLKATAGIAAVGAISGYKDMLSLAATFRDQGERAADPVYGNALQPEYTVSEDGKVNLDPGFKLVNTMCNGCTTHCGVRVKIDKATGKVVRVTGNPYNPLSSHPWLEFNTEIKESLAWTAGGGDKKTNRSTVCARGNSVFDKIHDPYRVLTPLKRVGKRGENKWQPISLEQAIKEIVEGGDLFGEGHVDGLAAIRDTTTLIDPDNPDYGPKSQQLGCIGAVDDGRQNFVVQRFLMAFGTKNMANHTSICGLSMRAGSAAFLGDFEKYPHLKPDFDECEFLINWGTAPGQAGNPFKLMGKLLANARAEKKLRYVTITPILTNSDTIATDRSTWIPIKPQGDLALAMGMIRWIIENKRYNEAYLSIPSAEAMKQYKEGSFTNASHLVVVEKGHPLEGKFLFKEVPPVKEGEEPGKIFYCIDHATGELALVTQTSKARLSVDQKVTIDGQSIAVKSSFKLLEEAAMQKTLHEYSEISGVPLKDLIWLADEFTSHGRKVGIHCHGGTMHTTGFYTTYAILTLTALVGAVGYKGGMSTGGGKFADWQGPRYDLFAYPNKPKISGIRLDRTRSPYEKSSEYKRKKAQGKPYPAEDQWYPFTNSVETEFLNASINGYPYRLKALLLYNASFIYGTSGAKFLAEKLKDPKASIPLIISVDPFINETSQLADYIIPDSVMYETWGVLGPWHGTLTKASVIRYPVVEPRTAKTANGEPICLDSFLIELGKALKLPGFGDKAIKGTDGKLYPLHRPEDVYLRVFENIALDGTPVPDISDEELEICGLNEWRERLQNVCGENWRKVAYIMARGGRYESKSKAYDGELLAKRYPKAIQIYNETVGTTRNALTGERYSGVPLYYEPRLTDGTPLAHVADPAQYPFLAFSYKSHVVSAASASSEQIREIRYTNYIDINTETGNKLGLKDGDTIKLRSPHGTLTGVCRLRQGIHPQAVGVEHGFGRFGEGAADVVVGDQVMKLSKSRASGAWINQLGMFDPSRKGRQPLADFACGSNARQAVPVTIEKVKA, from the coding sequence ATGGATACGAGTCGCCGAAACTTTTTGAAAGCCACGGCGGGAATAGCAGCCGTGGGAGCAATCTCGGGCTATAAGGATATGCTATCTTTGGCCGCCACTTTCCGCGATCAAGGGGAGCGGGCCGCTGATCCTGTTTACGGCAATGCTTTACAACCTGAATACACCGTTAGCGAAGACGGCAAAGTAAATCTCGATCCAGGCTTTAAACTGGTCAATACCATGTGCAATGGCTGCACTACCCATTGCGGTGTCCGCGTTAAAATAGACAAAGCGACCGGCAAGGTGGTACGGGTAACCGGAAATCCATACAATCCGCTCTCCAGCCATCCGTGGCTTGAATTCAATACAGAGATCAAAGAGAGTCTTGCATGGACGGCAGGAGGCGGTGATAAGAAAACCAACCGTTCTACGGTGTGTGCCCGCGGCAACAGCGTCTTTGACAAAATTCACGATCCTTACCGGGTTTTGACGCCTCTCAAGCGGGTAGGCAAACGGGGCGAGAACAAATGGCAACCCATTTCGCTTGAACAAGCCATCAAGGAAATCGTCGAAGGGGGAGACCTCTTTGGCGAAGGTCATGTGGACGGCCTGGCCGCCATACGAGACACCACTACCTTGATTGATCCCGATAATCCGGATTATGGTCCCAAATCGCAGCAGCTTGGTTGTATCGGCGCCGTTGATGATGGGCGGCAAAATTTTGTCGTCCAGCGGTTTCTTATGGCCTTCGGTACAAAAAATATGGCCAATCACACTTCTATCTGCGGCCTTTCAATGCGGGCCGGCAGCGCCGCTTTTCTGGGCGATTTTGAAAAGTACCCCCATTTAAAACCAGACTTTGACGAATGCGAATTTCTTATCAACTGGGGGACGGCTCCTGGGCAGGCAGGTAATCCTTTTAAATTAATGGGAAAACTGCTTGCCAATGCCCGGGCTGAAAAGAAATTACGTTATGTTACCATTACACCTATCTTAACCAACAGCGATACCATTGCTACAGACCGTTCGACGTGGATCCCGATAAAACCGCAGGGTGATCTGGCGCTGGCCATGGGGATGATTCGCTGGATTATTGAAAACAAGCGGTATAACGAAGCCTATTTGTCGATACCGAGTGCGGAAGCGATGAAGCAGTACAAAGAGGGCAGTTTTACCAACGCTTCCCATCTGGTGGTCGTGGAAAAAGGCCATCCGTTAGAAGGAAAGTTTTTGTTCAAAGAAGTTCCGCCGGTTAAAGAAGGCGAGGAGCCGGGCAAGATTTTCTACTGTATTGACCACGCGACCGGAGAATTGGCTCTTGTCACCCAGACAAGCAAAGCAAGACTAAGTGTGGATCAGAAAGTAACCATCGACGGGCAAAGCATTGCTGTAAAGTCGTCGTTTAAGCTGCTGGAAGAAGCGGCCATGCAAAAAACGCTGCACGAATACAGTGAGATTAGCGGTGTGCCCTTGAAAGATCTGATATGGCTGGCCGACGAGTTTACCAGTCATGGCCGTAAGGTTGGGATCCATTGCCATGGGGGAACCATGCACACTACCGGATTTTATACTACCTACGCTATTCTGACGCTGACGGCTCTCGTCGGCGCTGTCGGATACAAAGGGGGCATGAGTACCGGCGGCGGCAAATTCGCTGATTGGCAAGGACCGCGGTATGATCTTTTTGCTTATCCTAATAAGCCGAAAATATCCGGCATCCGCCTGGACCGCACCCGCAGCCCTTATGAAAAGAGTAGTGAATACAAGCGCAAAAAGGCCCAAGGCAAGCCTTATCCGGCTGAAGACCAGTGGTACCCGTTTACTAACTCGGTGGAAACAGAGTTTCTTAATGCATCGATAAATGGTTATCCATACCGGTTAAAAGCGCTGCTCCTCTATAATGCTTCCTTTATTTACGGCACATCGGGGGCCAAGTTTCTAGCGGAAAAGCTGAAAGATCCCAAGGCGTCCATTCCGCTGATTATATCAGTTGATCCTTTTATCAACGAAACTTCGCAGTTAGCGGACTATATCATTCCTGACAGCGTTATGTATGAAACTTGGGGTGTGTTAGGACCGTGGCACGGTACGCTGACCAAAGCCAGTGTTATCCGGTACCCGGTTGTGGAACCAAGAACGGCCAAAACGGCCAATGGTGAACCGATTTGTCTGGACAGTTTTCTCATCGAACTGGGCAAGGCATTGAAACTTCCCGGCTTCGGCGATAAGGCAATTAAGGGGACGGACGGGAAGCTGTATCCATTGCATCGTCCCGAAGATGTCTATTTGCGGGTGTTTGAAAACATTGCTTTGGATGGTACGCCCGTACCGGATATTAGCGACGAAGAATTAGAGATATGCGGATTGAATGAGTGGCGTGAAAGATTACAAAACGTGTGTGGCGAAAACTGGCGTAAGGTAGCTTACATCATGGCAAGGGGCGGCCGGTATGAATCGAAGTCCAAAGCATATGATGGTGAGCTGTTGGCAAAACGCTACCCCAAGGCGATTCAAATCTATAACGAAACGGTAGGTACAACCCGCAACGCTTTAACCGGCGAGCGCTACAGCGGTGTTCCGCTGTATTACGAGCCCCGTCTTACGGACGGTACGCCGCTGGCCCACGTTGCCGACCCGGCCCAATATCCTTTCCTGGCATTTAGTTATAAGTCTCACGTGGTATCAGCGGCCTCAGCTTCCTCCGAACAAATACGGGAAATTCGGTATACCAACTATATTGATATTAATACAGAGACGGGTAATAAGCTGGGGCTAAAAGACGGCGACACAATTAAGCTTAGATCTCCGCACGGTACCTTAACCGGCGTCTGCCGGCTGCGGCAAGGGATCCATCCTCAAGCCGTCGGGGTTGAACATGGCTTCGGCCGCTTTGGGGAAGGCGCTGCCGACGTTGTAGTGGGAGATCAAGTGATGAAACTGTCGAAAAGCCGGGCGTCCGGCGCCTGGATTAACCAATTGGGTATGTTTGATCCAAGCCGCAAGGGCCGACAGCCTTTAGCTGATTTTGCTTGTGGTTCCAATGCGCGCCAAGCTGTTCCGGTTACAATTGAAAAAGTGAAGGCATAA
- a CDS encoding rhodanese-like domain-containing protein, giving the protein MALFTIFPGKCRSLFQFRPAAASFLHDLRRKKVLVICRSGNRSSQATKLLRNNGFTNVYNVLGGMNHWPGPVEK; this is encoded by the coding sequence ATGGCACTTTTTACAATATTTCCCGGGAAATGTCGTTCACTGTTTCAATTTCGGCCGGCAGCCGCGTCATTTCTACATGATCTTCGCCGCAAAAAGGTGCTGGTCATCTGCCGCAGCGGCAACCGCAGCAGCCAGGCCACCAAACTACTACGAAACAACGGCTTCACCAATGTATACAACGTCCTCGGCGGCATGAACCACTGGCCGGGGCCGGTAGAAAAGTGA